The Phaeacidiphilus oryzae TH49 region GGCCGGACAGGCCGGAGGAGACCGTGGATAGAGCCCCGGGCCTGGGTGTCCGCCTGAAGTTCACCCTCAGCTACGCCGGATTCGTCATGCTGGCCGGCGCGTTCCTCCTCCTCGTGGTGTGGGCGTTCCTGGAGCGCGCCCGCCACGTCGGGCTGGTCTTCCTGCCCAGCTACCGGCTCGCCGTGCTGCGCGAGTTCGCCCCGATCGGGGTCCTGGTGCTGGCCTTTCTGCTGGCCTTCGGCCTCCTCGGCGGCTGGTTCCTGGCCGGCCGGATGCTCGCCCCGCTGAACCGCATCACCGAGGCCACCCGGCTGGCGGCGACCGGTTCCCTCGCCCACCGGATCGAACTGCCGGGCCGCCGGGACGAGTTCCGCGAGCTGGCCGACGCCTTCGACACCATGCTCGCCCGGCTGCAGGCGCACGTCGCCGAGCAGCGGAGGTTCGCGGCCAACGCCTCGCACGAACTCCGCACCCCGCTGGCAGTCTCCAAGAGCATCCTCGACCTGGCCCGCACCGATCCGGAGCGCCGCACAGGCGAGTTGATCGACCGGCTGCACGCCGTGAACACCCGGGCGATCGACCTCACCGAGGCGCTGCTCCTCCTCACCCGCGCCGAGCAGCGGACCTTCGACCGGGAGCGGGTCGACCTCTCCCTCCTCGCCGAGGAGGCGACGGAGACCCTCCTCCCCCTCGCGGAGAAGCACGGGGTCGCGATCCGGACCTCCGGGGAGTTCGCGCCCGCCCTCGGCTCACCCGCGCTGCTGCTCCAGCTGACCACGAACCTCGTCCACAACGCGATCGTCCACAACCTCGCCGAGGGCGGCACCGTGGCGGTGGCCACCGCCGTCCGCCCCGGCGGCGCCGTCCTCACCGTCGAGAACACCGGCGAGCGGCTCGACCCCCGGCTGGTCTCGACGCTCACCGAGCCGTTCCGCCGCGGCACCGACCGCATCCTCGGCGACCACGCCGGGGTCGGCCTCGGTCTGGCCATCGTCAAGAGCATCGCCGAGGCGCACGACGGGGAGCTCACGATCGCGCCCGGGCCGGCCGGCGGGCTCCGCGTCACGGTGCGGCTCCCCACCGGCTGACGGCGCGCCCGCCCGGCCCGCTACTCCTGCGCCTTGCCGGTGGTCACCCGGGCGATCATCAGCGCGCCCAGGATGATCCCGCCGTAGATCGCCTGGATCCAGAACGACGGCACCTGGGCCAGCGTCAGCATGTTGTTGACGACGCCCAGCAGCAGCACCCCGGTCACGGCGCCGGTCATCGTCCCCTTGCCGCCGTCCATCGAGATCCCGCCGATCACCGCGGCCGCCATCACCGTGAAGATCATGTTCTGGCCCTGGTTGGCGTTGATCGCCCCGACGTACCCGGTCTGGATCAGCCCGCCCACCGCGGCCAGCACGCCCGCCGCCACGTACACGCCCAGGGTGATCCGGTCCACCCGGATCCCCGCCGCCCGGGCCGCCTCCGCGTTGCCGCCGATGGCGTAGAGCGAGCGCCCGACCCGGTGGTAACGGAGGAAGACCCCCGCCACCGCGAAGCAGACCGCGGCCAGCCACACCGACAGCGGGATCGTCAGGAAGGTGTCCGTGGCCAGCGCGAAGAAGCCGTTCTGCATCCCGAAGAGGGTCTTCCCCTTCGTCGCGCCGACCAGCAGCCCGCGCAGCACGATCAGCATGGCCAGCGTGACGATGAAGGAGTTCAGCCGCAGCCGGACCGCCAGCACGCCGTTGAACGCCCCGATCAGCCCGCCGACCACCAGGATCGCCAGCAGCGCCAGAATGAACGGCCATCCGGTGCCC contains the following coding sequences:
- a CDS encoding sensor histidine kinase translates to MDRAPGLGVRLKFTLSYAGFVMLAGAFLLLVVWAFLERARHVGLVFLPSYRLAVLREFAPIGVLVLAFLLAFGLLGGWFLAGRMLAPLNRITEATRLAATGSLAHRIELPGRRDEFRELADAFDTMLARLQAHVAEQRRFAANASHELRTPLAVSKSILDLARTDPERRTGELIDRLHAVNTRAIDLTEALLLLTRAEQRTFDRERVDLSLLAEEATETLLPLAEKHGVAIRTSGEFAPALGSPALLLQLTTNLVHNAIVHNLAEGGTVAVATAVRPGGAVLTVENTGERLDPRLVSTLTEPFRRGTDRILGDHAGVGLGLAIVKSIAEAHDGELTIAPGPAGGLRVTVRLPTG
- a CDS encoding ABC transporter permease; translation: MADTAADTATAQAGAEEASGSVPGGARGVLLRRARELALVPALVVLVVLGAVLNSSFLTQANIISILGSSAALAMVVLAEALVLIVGKIDLSLESVVGIAPAIGALLVLPASEAGWGTGWPFILALLAILVVGGLIGAFNGVLAVRLRLNSFIVTLAMLIVLRGLLVGATKGKTLFGMQNGFFALATDTFLTIPLSVWLAAVCFAVAGVFLRYHRVGRSLYAIGGNAEAARAAGIRVDRITLGVYVAAGVLAAVGGLIQTGYVGAINANQGQNMIFTVMAAAVIGGISMDGGKGTMTGAVTGVLLLGVVNNMLTLAQVPSFWIQAIYGGIILGALMIARVTTGKAQE